actctagaggctcaagaagtcaagaccaaagatcggtttatatgacagctatatcagtttatggaccgatttgaacaatacttggcacagttgttggatatcataacaaaacacgtcgagcaaaatttcattccaatcggataagaattgcgcactctagaggctcaagaagtcaagacccaagatcggtttatatggcagctatatcaggttatggaccgatttcaaccatacttggcacagttattgtatatcataacaaaacacgtcgtgcaaaatttcaatccaagcggataaaaattgcgcactctagaggctcaagaagtcaagaccaaagatcggtttatatggcagctatatcaggttatggacccatttaaaccatacttggcacagttgttggatatcataacaaaacacgtcgagcaaaatttcattccaatcggataagaattgcgcactctagaggctcaagaagtcaagacccaagatcggtttatatggcagctatatcagtttatggaccgatttgaacaatacttggcacagttgttggatatcataacaaaacacgtcgagcaaaatttcattccaatcggataagaattgcgcactctagaggctcaagaagtcaagacccaagatcggtttatatggcagctatatcaggttatggaccgatttgaaccatacttgtcacagttattgtatatcataacaaaatacgtcgtgcaaaatttcaatccaagcggataagaattgcgcactctagaggctcaagaagtcaagacccaagatcggtttatatggcagctatatcaaaacatggaccgatatggcccatttacaataccaaccgacctacacttacaagaaatatttgtgcaaaatttcaagcggctacctttactccttcggaagttagcgtgctttcgacagacagacggacggacggacggaaagacggacggacatggttagatcgacataaaatgtcgcgacgatcatgaatatatatactttatggggtctcagacgaatatttcgagtagggtataaaaatacaaattttagggAATAATTTCTTAGAGGAACTTTTgccgaaatattttttttagagaaaaaacatttcacaaaaaagtttttcgaaattccaaaagaaaaagttttattaaaatttttccaagaaaaaattacattaaaattttgccttaacacgttttgagctaaattttttcGGTCtaaaaacaattcatgcaatcTGATATTATCCGGCTGCAGGCGGTAGGGTTCTCTGTTTTTATTacaaacagaaaaataaaaacaattttttttttttaaatttaagcagaaaatgtgtttttgcttttcaatagcatttgactggtatCCTAGATCCCGATTTAGTTTCGTACCACACCAAACTCGTCAGTACCTGCAAAAAATTAATGTTCTggaaatttttacgacaaacaaaacacttttattACGAAGATTTTCGTTTGTTGTAACCGTGTAACATATCGAACGTAAGCTATaaacgtaactaactttgttaatTGTGAcccctttagcagcttcgtctACGGTGAAAGGATCTTCCTTATGTTTTAAaccaaaaattcttttattgCAAAAATGCATCGATACCCGCGaacgattattcgtgtactggaccaataattattctcttgtgtctctcctactagagagaaagtttgagtatttgagcgtatagaccagcGGTTGacaaaaatactcacactattgcacagtactttgtacgtacacaagaaaataatcctaTGCAGACCCATGGGTAGAATTAAGCCAAGGATAGCAAGGGGTCAGGGGGGTTCCAAAGCGTCACAtagcttcaaatttcaaaaaagggCGTAAGTTGTGAAATTGACCGTTACTGTtggtacgagtgttaagggatATCTTCCAAACTTCGTAAGTTCTGCGTAAATGCCTTCAATCGGctgtatacaaatatggtcaaatctAGTCTATACTCAAAAGCTGTGTATCAACAAACATAGGAAGTAAAAGCGTATTTCTGGTTTCAAACACTTGGTagatcgctttatccaaactcaGCATGgctgttcattgaaatcggggcaaaaatacgactttatgaactcaagatttcttatagggagatcggtataaagggtgctatatcaagatattggccatctttgaacataaggctgtagagtgatttcaacacacagacagacggacttgtCCAGATCCTATATGAATAATGACGATTTAGTACTTTGTAGCCttgaaaatgtttaatttaatgtgTTGGCCAAACGGCCAACTCTTCgaaggtgggtattaaaaaatataccccatttttggcttgtagaacatttggtaggttttggtcgggtttggtaggatttttcttaaattttgaaaagaaataattttcttgaatgGCAACACTGGCTGAAACCTTAAATAACATCAATACATCAAGAATGAAAAGTATTGTCacggttaaaaaaaaagaactttatactaatacaaaatttcccatgaacattccataaagatacagggaatacttctctcatatcaatgattgcagtccgattaaagtttaagctctatgataagcgGCCtgttttttatgccaagtccgaacggcgtgccgcatagcgacaccacctgGTAGAGAATTTCTTacatggcagaataccttaCAAATATAGCCAGGATTTtacttgtcacaaattctttcaagaatatatacatgttcttttatcgtaaacaaagtccaacgtttctcagaaaagaagtttacttggcgaaaaagTCCTTAAtgttaaacaaattattttttgcgtgtagataGGATAAGATGTtaacctaaaaattttaacaaattataaTAATGGGAACCATGGTAAAAAATATTAGTAATGTACCCAATTCAAtggtgtgggtataaaaacataacatTTGTAAGTGCTCggagtagtttggtggactgctatggagatcaagtgcaacataaggactatacagcaggttcagagaacatgttgtcttgccataggcgcagcgatgaggaccacgcccactagggcactggacactattctagatatacgaccatttgacatacagattaagtgtgaggcagccactgcggctatgagacataaggcgatGAGGCGAtaagatgggagcagctcataccaacgcggtataattgaggcaacgatagaaaacctggaaggaagggaagaggtttccgatcggatacctgagatgacacttgtggtctgtgctgccagcggcacagtcttggattggcggaacccttATGTGGCCATCTTgaatatcatgttacacggatggatcaaagctagagcacaGTGTgggctgggggtttacattgagaacctgactctgaccataatacggtcctgcagacggaaatccgggcgatcacggaatgcgtgaggtggtgtggtgctaacgcgaggacgtcgagtgcgagtaaggtcacgaacagtcttgcagtgtaagaaggagattaacgccttctctgaggatggcaaaatccgcatcgtttgggtgccggaggaatgaaagggcagatgatttaacggtaaaggccagaggactgccatcaataaacttggttaacccaaagctttCGGATCGACACAGTCCAAATCAAAGGCGAGGgtgacgaatgcacatgcaaccctgtggaacagcgaaaaggtcAGCAGaacgccgaaaatcctatggggggatccagatcgtgagaagacgaggctattactgaaagaaagtaaaaaggaggtcagtatagctattggtatcatggcgggacacataggactacgagctcattgtgtagggcatgcagggaagatgatgagactttggagcagtTCCTATgtctttgcccggctttcgcgtctaacagatagtGGCACTTAGGTAGGGCCACtaaccagacataaaccaacatgggggagtggtatggaaaacaattaaggaatttgtaagtagcatggaattcctaacttagattttctttttggagtggcatggggcggattaatatctgcaccctcttttcaacctaacctaagtgctCGAAGTCGACTGCGGAGTCGGGTCgaaattgctcgactccacaGCCCTGGGCAGAATGCAATTATTATTCTTAGATGATTGTATTTAGGATAAAGATTCCTGAATATCGAGCAAATcacattttactaaaaaaatgtttttctgttaaataattttaaagctGGACATCTTTACATTGAGTTCTTTAAAGTTAGGACAACATTGTTTTCGGTGCAGGTGGTGGTCATAAGTATACTCAATATAAAGCTTAAAAAAAATCGTACAAACACCATACGCCATACTCTTTAAATTTTGAACACTTAATTAAATCCCATTTAAGTTCACATATCGGCGGTGTAATGCTATCTTGTTCCATATGCCACTTTATTGATTTGGAAGTAAACGCACTTGAAGCGTGCAAAAAGTATTGAAATAGGCCATATTTGGTATATTAACACCTCAATATCTCGAAATCTAAATAAGATACTTGAAATGTTCTTAGTGATTCTGAAAAGGCATGACTTAACACCAcaataatcgaaaaaaaaattcttcaataaATCCCATTAGATTTTTTGTGCTTTAATAAGAATTGCTCGCTCTAGAAGTACCAATttgatagaccgattttaaccatactaggCATGGATGTTAAAAATGAAAGaagttttatccaaattggataagaactgcgccctctaaaggctcaaaaagtacaatcgtgagatcaatttatattcgACCTAAATCGAAATATATCGGTATATGagcttactttatagtttttagagcgcacaacaagccgattactggcttaggtgtgtccatagtggcacgggcggataaatatctgcaccctcttttcaacctaacctaacccaacctaaattaaaatatggaccaattagACCCATATACCATCGCCTACGAATAATTCGTTTAGACGCTATCGCGATATCCGGATAGGCGGTCATGGTTAcattaggttaaagtggcagtctattttcttaacagattcacttagactattttaagtcaattttgattccacagtagcgacagaccaggtCTTTGTTGCCAATAGAACGCACGACTCCCAAAATGGTTattcggtaccaattttgctACCTGGGCAACTTACCGACATAGCAAAGTAAacgtaaaatgtcataacgatcaagaacatatatactttataggatcggaggtttcacaaacggaaagactagattagtgtacccccatccaataGTGGAaggtaaaaatgttaaaaacgtTCCTAACTGTAAGGCTTTTGTTAGTCTTTAACAACGTTGTCCTTGTCCCAAAGCCAATTTCGTTAGTTTCAACAATATATTGATCTTATTTAAAAGATATTCGTCTTTAAAAATAAGACGCAATGTTAAGTATCTATTAAACTCCtatttaggataaaaattaTTCAATAGCACATTCTACCATTTTCATTAGAAAGTTGGAAATTTTggtatctttaaattaagttatttttctgaagttctcaATTCTTAAAGGTTAAGATAAAGTTGTGTTCGGTGTGTATACTCATTTGAACTACGTTTATGTTTGGtcgttttgttgtttatttaggcatctaaaacctttatttttatttgtaagcAATATTCAGCATTTGTAAACAATATAAATCGTTGAGTCTTACAACCCTCCCAAAATATTCTGGTTCATCCTTCCTGACGTCTACTTTTTATTTAGgaacaaaaagaaacaaacaataaaagTTAACCCATTTTCCAACCTTCGATTGGTGTCTACTAATTGATTACGTTCTATAAATGCGAGCCATTTGAATTCGGCTGACCCATCTTCTCATCCCCATCATCAATATTGTTCAGTGGACCTCTGAATGAGTCACTCGTCATAAAAACAAAGCCGCACAAATTGGAATGAATAATAATGGCAAATGGCTGGATTGTCTAATTCAGTCATTAGTCTCGATGAACTTCAAAGGTATGCCTTTGTCTCATTCCACACGCCTATTGTGGAGACATCCAACATCCGTCTGAACTACATACTACTGCCACTAGTCGGTATCAATCATCGAAAAGGGGATGGCTTGTATCAtccaaacaaaaacagaaattagATGACAGTAAATAATCAAGAATTTGGGAATGGGATTAGTCATTAATGTGCATAGTACGAAATGCCgccatttgaaagccaatacttTGTGGTCTTATCAATAGCAACTAAGGTgatatttattgtccaatttatgaaagtataaaaaccaaataacTACATTTTGTGAGATTTAAGATTTATAGAAATATCTGTGGTATTTAAGTCTGCGATCTGATCTAACATGTGAagcaataaataatatttttatttatgattGCAACAGctctaaaaattttgtttgaaggcTCCCTTCATACCGAACAACACAATCGCacacattgaaaatttttagacgtttataactttatttttaCGATAATTATTTAATGGAATTCTACAATATATAGTTGAAATGCTTCAAAAATATAATGAACCACTAAAATTATACCAATGGATGCCATTGGGTTTGTCATATgttttctttggggaaaaagTTTGCAATTAAAGTTTGTTTTtgctctgtttttataccctccaccatgggatgggccatatcggttcatgttttgatatagctgtcatttaaaccgatcttgggtcttgatttcttgagcctctagagggcacaattcttatccgatttgaatggaattttgcacaacgtgtttcgctatgacttccaacaactgtgccaagtatggctcaaataggtcaataacctgataaagctgccatataaacagatcttgaatattgacttcttgagccacttgagggcgcaattcttatccgatttgaacgaaattttgcacgaagtattttgttataaaatctaacaactgtgccaagtatggtttaaattggtccataacctgatatagctgtcatataaaccgatctggggacttgatttcttgagcttctagagggcgcaattcttatccgatttgaatgaaattttgcacgaagttttttgttatgatatctaacaactgtgccaaataaggtttaaatcggttcataacctgatatagcagctatataaaccgatctgggaccttggcttcttgagcctcaagaagtcgcaattattatccaattttcctgaaattttgtacgacggatcctctcatgaccatcaacatacgtgtttattatggtctatatgggtctatagcctgatacagctcccatataaatcgatctctgtatattacttcttgagcccccaaagggcgcaattcttattcgaattggctgacattttacacatgtctccaacatacaatttaattgtggtccgaaccgcaccatatcttgatatcgctgtaataacagagcaaagcttttcttttgtccttttttgcctaagaagagatgccgggaaaagaactcgacaaaagcgatccatggtagagggtatataagattcggctctcGAACgagcttttactagttttattGAAGTCATaatattatttcattttgtttttggaattgGGTCCAGCTTAAACCAATgggtttggtttttgtttttatttagagTAGAAAAGCAAGACAATAAAAACTCCTGAAAAAGTGTAATGTGCAAAATACATTGGGCAGGCTAGATTGATCGCCATTTCGGCTCTATGAAATAAGTCCCCATGAAATAACCCCCCAAAAAAGACAATGAAATAAGTCCCCAAAATGCTctattgaaagtaaaaacatCTATTATCGAtacataaacagatatagcccccatataaaccgatcccccaatttgacttcttgagaccctagaatCCTCAAATTTCaatcgatttggttgaaatttgggacaatcggtccataaacacatatagccccataaaaatcgatctcccgatttgacttcttgagctcttgatTTGGCTAACATATGGCCTAAAACCTTTGGCTTATGAcctacaacatcagtgccaagttttattcgaatcggtcaatatgtgatttgtatatgacttcttgagaccaaaataattcaaatagaaagtcagttaataagggtatatttttaacagaatggtggtgggtacccaagattcggcccggccgaacttggcacgcttctacttgtttaaaCCATTGCTTTAATGttaatattttatattataattGAATTCCATATTTTTGTCAACGTAAGTTTGTATTGCCCAAATGTTTtaaacatttgtataccctattCCACTGCTTCGGTGCTTACTTTACGAATAACGAATGTGTTTTGAAATGGTTTTAATTgatttatatttaattaaaacttcACTTACTATTTAATCCTTTATATAGAAACTATCTGTGATATCAGTTTTTACatagttttgtttgttcattctATTCGCAGATCTTTGCCATAGGATGTATTATTGGTATTTCCTTCAACCCGGATGCCATGCGTGAAGATATCGCCATTGGTGCCTACATTGCCTGCTCCCTCATAGTGTTCTTTGCTTTCCTTGGATGCTTTGCGGCAATACGTGAATCTGTTTGCCTAACAGCAACTGTAAGTAAACTCAattatctgcaatttggttacTGTTTGCTTTCCACTTTGCATTTGGCATCAAACAATAAAACCCTTCCGAGATGAGACGATAACCACTTCCCATTTGTTTGCAGTGTGCCGTATTCCTACTGGTTCTGGCCGCCTTGCAAATTGCGCTGACATGTATAGGCATGAGCGACACTGGAGTGCGTAGCGGAGTCGACACCGTCAACAAAGCCTGGGAAGCCAATGCCATGGATGAAATACAACGCGAACATGAGTGCTGCGGCAAAGTAAGCCCAAATGATTACATTACTCTGAACAAGGCTGTGCCAAAAAGTTGCTacttcgatgaggatgaggcCAACAGTCTCTTTCACGAAGGCTGCAAGGACAAATTGCAGCAATACTACGATAATGAGTCCTATTTCTTTGCCATTGCCTCTTGGTCCTTGGTGGTATTTGAGGTGAGTGAACATCTCTACAAACAAATTTCGCCATAACTAAGTTTTGGTTGTCCATTTTGTAGATTATTGGTTTCCTGCTGGCTCTCTTCTTGGTCATCAATTTCCGCAACACACAAAGACGCATGCAGTTTTAGGAATTCCATTAGGCTCTTCAGATCAACTTTTGTATTCTAGAAAATGCAAtcaaatttataataaatttggcaTCGTTTCCAAATTCTAATCTAATTTTAAtgtttcaaaatttccaaaatttccatCTAATACCTCACCCCACTCCGCCCACCACTACCAACAAACACCTTAGATTTAAGCACAAATTCTAGCGATAAGGAACGAAATTTGGAGGAGAAGTTTAAGTGCAATTCATTGACTGTAATCGTGTGTCTAAGTGTCCAATTTTCAAATGAAACGTTTGTACATGTCAATTTTCTAGATGTCTAAGTAATAACTTTAAAGTACCTATTCGTTAGTTTATTGAAAAACATGTTTCTCTATGTGTATTTATTACATTTGTGTTAACTACTTATATTGTAAATTATTAGTTATTTAtatacaaccaaaaaaaaatatttaaattaaataaagaagACAACACTCATTATTATTGTTATCACTGCCATGACAATCATATGAAATGCAATGATCTCAGAAGCGCTTTGTTGATAAGAGTTTTACAGGGTTAATAAAAGTAAGGACAAGCGTTGCCGACCATATTGGaccctacactcatagaaaaaagtttgctgaaaatagcaaacactgcctGCTGAATATAAGTAGTAATTCAGTAATTTTGCTGCTTTTGTAGCGGtatttctgctattacagcagtagtagcaGGCttgctgctgaaaagtctgttgtttgctgaaaacgaCTGCTGCTCAATTGTCAAGGGGatgatagaagaaaaaaaaagaacacacgTACATGTGTGTCTGTGGAtattttataatcaccactgaatgtacaCTTTTCATagccttttttctttaaatttagatacaaaaggtcaTGCCAGTAATgggcacattagtagagcaataacaaaaaatgcgagctagctcagccacatttcgaaatgtataccaatagatggatcaggtagcttctctGCAATAATATTCCACAATTTAAAATCATATCTTCcaacaaatttctaaaaaatgcctaaagcaatcaaaacaagtaacaggcaactataaaagtagcatacaatttttattcagcagacttgtgtactcaaaacagcagattttgttagttgaaatagcag
The genomic region above belongs to Stomoxys calcitrans chromosome 5, idStoCalc2.1, whole genome shotgun sequence and contains:
- the LOC106081353 gene encoding protein late bloomer codes for the protein MGCATTTVKIASIIFNIILAIFAIGCIIGISFNPDAMREDIAIGAYIACSLIVFFAFLGCFAAIRESVCLTATCAVFLLVLAALQIALTCIGMSDTGVRSGVDTVNKAWEANAMDEIQREHECCGKVSPNDYITLNKAVPKSCYFDEDEANSLFHEGCKDKLQQYYDNESYFFAIASWSLVVFEIIGFLLALFLVINFRNTQRRMQF